A genomic region of Noviherbaspirillum sp. L7-7A contains the following coding sequences:
- a CDS encoding ankyrin repeat domain-containing protein translates to MHASSSANGHQPDRFPPAFPASSPLTTTATPGAITTTTTSTTATTVTTTITTGTATATQPVLRAEPAQASPLLAMAQRPRARLDARLLGHYVDSLLEAFDRGETDADTIMRTALVVRNVVARDVRHALIAMHGAARAMKKEQVLMYACNIGMNWHHGNNALCFAAQMGHANAVKDLCALGVSLESCNPENRRTPLIIAAREGHDSVVDILLAHGAAANAVDVDGMTALAHARQWLARGSMLFNTSMHDPELGMNWSRCVRLLEQAGMAVSPRCDADQ, encoded by the coding sequence ATGCACGCCTCTTCTTCTGCAAACGGGCATCAGCCCGATCGCTTTCCCCCCGCCTTTCCAGCAAGCAGTCCGCTGACGACGACAGCGACGCCTGGAGCCATCACAACCACGACCACCAGCACCACTGCCACCACCGTAACGACAACGATCACGACAGGCACGGCCACCGCCACGCAACCCGTGCTGCGTGCCGAACCCGCACAGGCCAGCCCGCTGCTGGCCATGGCGCAAAGGCCGCGGGCACGGCTGGATGCGCGCCTGCTCGGGCACTATGTGGACAGCCTGCTGGAGGCATTCGATCGCGGCGAAACCGACGCCGATACCATCATGCGCACAGCGCTCGTGGTCAGGAATGTCGTTGCCCGGGATGTCCGGCATGCCCTGATCGCGATGCATGGCGCGGCACGGGCAATGAAAAAGGAGCAGGTGCTGATGTATGCATGCAATATCGGCATGAACTGGCATCACGGCAACAACGCCCTGTGTTTCGCGGCCCAAATGGGCCATGCAAATGCGGTCAAGGACCTGTGCGCGCTTGGCGTATCGCTGGAAAGCTGCAACCCGGAAAACCGCCGCACGCCGCTCATCATCGCTGCCAGGGAAGGCCATGACAGTGTCGTTGATATTCTGCTTGCCCATGGCGCCGCTGCCAATGCCGTGGATGTCGACGGCATGACGGCGCTGGCGCATGCCAGGCAGTGGCTGGCACGAGGCAGCATGCTGTTCAACACCAGCATGCACGACCCGGAACTGGGCATGAACTGGAGCCGCTGCGTGCGCCTGCTGGAACAAGCCGGCATGGCTGTCTCGCCGCGATGCGATGCAGACCAATAG
- a CDS encoding Wadjet anti-phage system protein JetA family protein codes for MFFETERRHFFRPLSGKHREVIVACVRALYERLHGPSANYAQNLSRDGLRDLLLPVVREARRLPAPEDDNDGEPALIPEHADDVQGTAAVVRALQRDGWVEAFPDRAGLVTAYRLTRAGKLFAEAFWSVERRSSRTRQRNVRSCRNALDATLRNLDAHDLVDAWDYAEKVISDLSEGVDYFQELVRRLMLEASQTPWEGFMEFLDRFEKEFKKQLTADSVERHRQAIREAIVQLHALDPVRRDLLENRLNDVARWAMQERSGGSTLDWMLFRIEDMVEAACNSRHPELIKAMSVYMQRAAAIVQQALLLGGGRGRRAWSDAIGRVADAGQAQQALLLRLGQAMAPAEVRLLDPSAFRLRGPSQRRRALAVTARPRVSRDARLAAAMQRAEADAFALPNDDVLRRVGAALAARREPLRLSQLPAASAADLLANMQLVEAIRSGRGHGMRATRLAARMENDYYSGADYRIALNASDASDAQDEVNEGEKQP; via the coding sequence GTGTTTTTTGAAACTGAACGACGCCACTTCTTCCGTCCCCTCTCTGGCAAGCACCGTGAAGTCATCGTCGCCTGCGTACGCGCCCTGTACGAGCGGCTGCATGGCCCGAGTGCAAATTACGCGCAGAACCTGAGCCGCGACGGCTTGCGCGACCTGCTGCTGCCCGTCGTGCGCGAGGCGCGCCGGCTGCCGGCGCCGGAGGACGACAATGATGGCGAACCGGCGCTGATCCCCGAGCATGCGGACGATGTGCAGGGAACAGCCGCAGTGGTGCGCGCGCTGCAGCGCGACGGCTGGGTGGAAGCCTTTCCCGACCGTGCCGGCCTCGTCACCGCCTACCGCCTGACCCGCGCCGGCAAGCTGTTTGCCGAAGCCTTCTGGTCGGTCGAGCGGCGCAGCAGCCGCACCCGGCAGCGCAATGTGCGCAGCTGCCGCAATGCATTGGATGCCACCCTGCGCAACCTCGATGCGCACGACCTCGTCGACGCCTGGGACTATGCGGAAAAGGTCATCAGCGACCTGTCCGAGGGCGTGGATTATTTCCAGGAGCTGGTGCGCCGGCTGATGCTGGAAGCGTCGCAGACGCCGTGGGAAGGCTTCATGGAATTCCTCGACCGCTTCGAGAAGGAATTCAAGAAGCAGCTCACCGCGGACAGCGTGGAGCGGCACCGCCAGGCGATACGGGAAGCGATCGTGCAGCTGCATGCGCTGGACCCGGTGCGCCGCGACCTGCTGGAGAACCGGCTCAACGACGTGGCCCGCTGGGCCATGCAGGAACGCAGCGGCGGCTCCACGCTGGACTGGATGCTGTTTCGCATCGAGGACATGGTGGAAGCGGCCTGCAACAGCCGGCATCCGGAACTGATCAAGGCGATGAGCGTGTACATGCAGCGCGCCGCCGCCATCGTGCAGCAGGCATTGCTGCTGGGCGGCGGCCGCGGCCGGCGCGCCTGGAGCGACGCCATCGGCCGCGTGGCCGATGCCGGCCAGGCGCAGCAGGCGCTGCTGCTGCGGCTGGGCCAGGCCATGGCGCCGGCCGAGGTGCGGCTGCTGGACCCATCGGCATTCCGGCTGCGCGGGCCGTCGCAGCGGCGGCGCGCGCTGGCCGTCACCGCCCGGCCCAGGGTCAGCCGCGATGCCCGGCTGGCGGCCGCGATGCAGCGCGCCGAGGCCGATGCCTTTGCCCTGCCCAATGACGATGTGCTGCGCCGGGTCGGCGCGGCGCTGGCCGCACGGCGCGAGCCGCTGCGCCTGTCGCAACTGCCCGCCGCCAGCGCGGCCGACCTGCTGGCCAACATGCAGCTGGTCGAAGCCATCCGCAGCGGCCGCGGCCACGGCATGAGGGCGACAAGGCTGGCGGCGCGCATGGAAAACGACTACTACAGCGGCGCGGATTACCGCATCGCGCTGAATGCATCGGATGCATCGGATGCACAGGATGAAGTGAACGAAGGGGAAAAGCAGCCATGA
- a CDS encoding DUF4194 domain-containing protein — protein sequence MSLTDALMAQLEPHNVPLERFREIVGRMYAAGIMVRDEDGVEQRLYDDMRRIEAPLAEYFGLAGFTLVHDAQNAFFRLYASGADIPGIADGSDGDAMPGLRARLSADFVAAALALRFLYQQGLADAGGRLTDDGEVLARFEELAATLQTQLKRPLPAGAVERQRLLNDLKRHRLIRLAPLFAMEDEEALLAIRPTILGIISDDMLARALESEEPIPEAAEEEGNPQ from the coding sequence ATGAGCCTGACCGACGCGCTGATGGCGCAACTGGAGCCGCACAACGTGCCGCTGGAACGTTTCCGCGAGATCGTCGGCCGCATGTATGCCGCCGGCATCATGGTGCGCGACGAGGATGGCGTCGAGCAGCGGCTGTACGACGACATGCGCCGCATCGAGGCGCCGCTGGCCGAGTACTTCGGCCTGGCCGGCTTTACCCTGGTGCACGATGCGCAGAACGCCTTCTTCCGGCTGTATGCGTCAGGCGCCGACATTCCCGGCATCGCCGACGGCAGCGACGGCGATGCGATGCCCGGCCTGCGCGCCCGGCTCTCGGCCGACTTCGTGGCGGCCGCGCTGGCGCTGCGCTTCCTGTACCAGCAGGGCCTGGCCGATGCCGGCGGCCGTCTGACCGACGACGGCGAAGTGCTGGCCCGCTTCGAGGAACTGGCCGCCACCCTGCAGACGCAACTGAAGCGGCCGCTGCCGGCCGGCGCGGTGGAACGTCAGCGCCTGCTCAATGACCTGAAGCGGCACCGGCTGATCCGCCTGGCGCCGCTGTTCGCGATGGAAGACGAGGAAGCGCTGCTGGCGATCCGCCCCACCATACTGGGCATCATCAGCGACGACATGCTGGCGCGCGCGCTGGAATCGGAAGAGCCGATCCCCGAAGCCGCCGAGGAAGAAGGAAACCCGCAATGA
- a CDS encoding transglycosylase domain-containing protein, with translation MEAARRLARRIAGYFNGAIAPGASRSERARSAAKALGASAAILFVLLFFYTLLLIPFTPGISDIRKAKADQPSVLMSLDGKRIAAFRRSNREWVPLAKISPNVVKALIATEDRRFYEHHGIDFKRTAASMAHTLAGDTQGGSTLTQQLARNLYPEEIGRSRSVTRKIKEVITALKIEHAYTKDEILETYLNTVPFLYNAFGIEMAARTYFDKSAAKLNVLESATLIGMLKGTSYYNPVTNPERAQKRRNVVLAQMHKAGHLSEANLASLARRPIRLDFERQDEETGPAPHFAEYVRRWLIEWADNNDYNIYLDGLVVSTTIDSRLQAAANQAVARQLSGLQAVADVEWGVASPRLLSSSMSAYAGMRQRVAPFGYFWSSRDEVVNAFVRESGAYRNAVEGGEAAADALARLRADKAFMNRLREDKTRLQAGFIAMDPNSGEVRAWVGSRDFQTDQYDHVARAQRQPGSTFKPFVYGAALAQGMTPETEFVDRAVEIPLGGGAVWRPSDLNPPSNQPMTLRQGLMYSRNTITAQVMQEVGPKRVVDLATRMGVNQSRLEAVPALALGASPVTMLEMATAYGAIANGGDYRQPVVVTRITDRRGKVLAEFEGMQQRALPARVAHELVDILRAAVNQGTGTAIRSQFGITADVAGKTGTTQNNTDGWFMLMHPTLVSGAWVGFNDARVTMRSSYWGQGAHNALYLVGDFFRQAQNGRLVDVNARFGGLSAQMAQPAPQQGQGQERNPLAVPEAQPDADTPVPAEPGQDELERIIEQAREASREPAQAPR, from the coding sequence ATGGAGGCCGCACGACGGCTGGCACGCCGCATCGCCGGCTATTTCAATGGCGCGATCGCGCCCGGCGCCAGCCGCAGCGAGCGCGCAAGGTCCGCGGCCAAGGCCCTGGGCGCGTCGGCCGCAATCCTGTTCGTGCTGCTGTTTTTCTATACTTTGCTGCTGATCCCCTTCACACCCGGCATCAGCGACATCCGCAAGGCCAAGGCCGACCAGCCCAGCGTGCTCATGTCCCTCGACGGCAAGCGCATCGCCGCCTTCCGCCGCAGCAACCGGGAATGGGTGCCGCTGGCGAAGATCTCGCCGAATGTGGTCAAGGCGCTGATCGCCACCGAGGACCGCCGCTTCTACGAGCACCACGGCATCGACTTCAAGCGCACCGCGGCCAGCATGGCGCATACCCTCGCCGGCGATACCCAGGGCGGCTCGACCCTGACCCAGCAGCTGGCGCGCAACCTGTATCCGGAGGAGATAGGCCGCAGCCGCTCGGTCACGCGCAAGATCAAGGAAGTGATCACTGCGCTCAAGATCGAGCATGCCTACACCAAGGACGAGATCCTGGAAACCTATCTCAACACCGTGCCCTTCCTCTACAACGCCTTCGGCATCGAGATGGCGGCCCGCACCTACTTCGACAAATCCGCCGCCAAGCTCAATGTGCTGGAAAGCGCCACCCTGATCGGCATGTTGAAGGGCACCAGCTATTACAACCCGGTGACCAATCCGGAGCGGGCGCAGAAGCGGCGCAATGTCGTGCTGGCGCAGATGCACAAGGCCGGCCACCTGAGCGAGGCCAACCTTGCCAGCCTTGCGAGGCGGCCGATACGGCTGGACTTCGAGCGCCAGGATGAAGAGACGGGCCCGGCGCCGCATTTCGCCGAGTATGTGCGGCGCTGGCTCATTGAATGGGCCGACAACAATGACTACAACATCTACCTCGACGGCCTAGTGGTCAGCACCACGATCGACAGCCGCCTGCAGGCGGCGGCCAACCAGGCAGTGGCGCGCCAGCTGTCCGGCCTGCAGGCGGTGGCCGATGTCGAATGGGGCGTGGCCTCGCCGCGCCTGCTGTCGTCGTCGATGTCCGCCTATGCCGGCATGCGGCAGCGGGTCGCGCCGTTCGGCTATTTCTGGAGCAGCCGCGACGAGGTGGTGAACGCCTTCGTGCGCGAATCCGGCGCCTACCGCAATGCGGTCGAGGGCGGCGAGGCCGCAGCCGATGCGCTGGCCAGGCTGCGTGCCGACAAGGCCTTCATGAACCGGCTCCGCGAGGACAAGACCCGGCTGCAGGCCGGCTTCATCGCCATGGACCCGAACAGCGGCGAAGTGCGGGCCTGGGTCGGCAGCCGCGACTTCCAGACCGACCAGTACGACCACGTGGCGCGCGCGCAGCGCCAGCCGGGATCGACCTTCAAGCCCTTTGTCTATGGCGCGGCGCTGGCCCAGGGGATGACGCCGGAGACCGAGTTCGTCGACCGCGCAGTGGAGATACCGCTCGGCGGCGGCGCGGTGTGGCGGCCCAGCGACCTGAACCCGCCCAGCAACCAGCCGATGACGCTGCGCCAGGGCCTGATGTATTCCAGGAACACCATCACGGCCCAGGTGATGCAGGAAGTCGGGCCGAAGCGGGTGGTGGATCTGGCGACCCGCATGGGCGTCAACCAGAGCCGGCTGGAAGCGGTGCCGGCGCTGGCATTGGGCGCCAGCCCGGTCACCATGCTCGAAATGGCCACGGCCTATGGCGCCATTGCCAATGGCGGCGACTATCGCCAGCCGGTGGTGGTGACCCGCATTACCGATCGCCGAGGCAAGGTGCTGGCCGAGTTCGAAGGCATGCAGCAGCGCGCGCTGCCGGCGCGGGTGGCGCATGAGCTGGTGGACATCCTGCGCGCCGCGGTGAACCAGGGTACCGGCACGGCGATTCGCTCGCAGTTCGGCATCACGGCCGATGTGGCCGGCAAGACCGGCACCACGCAGAACAATACCGATGGCTGGTTCATGCTGATGCATCCGACGCTCGTATCAGGCGCATGGGTGGGCTTCAACGACGCCCGCGTCACCATGCGCAGCAGCTACTGGGGCCAGGGTGCGCACAATGCGCTGTACCTGGTGGGCGACTTTTTCCGGCAGGCGCAGAACGGCAGGCTGGTGGACGTCAATGCCCGCTTTGGCGGCTTGTCGGCGCAAATGGCGCAGCCGGCTCCGCAGCAGGGACAGGGGCAGGAAAGAAACCCGCTGGCCGTGCCGGAGGCGCAACCGGATGCGGATACGCCGGTGCCAGCCGAACCTGGCCAGGATGAACTGGAACGCATCATCGAGCAGGCACGGGAAGCCTCGCGCGAACCGGCACAGGCGCCGCGCTGA
- a CDS encoding type 1 glutamine amidotransferase domain-containing protein encodes MKILMVLTSHDQLGDTGRKTGFWLEEFAAPYYVFKDAGADIRLASPKGGQPPLDPKSDEPDAQTDATRRFKGDEQSQRALASTVPLASVEAEDYDAVFYPGGHGPLWDLAQDADSIRLIETMHQAGKQVALVCHAPGALRNVRGADGKPLVAGKKVTGFTNSEEEAVQLTNVVPFLVEDAMKQSGANYSRGPDWQSYVVSDGNLITGQNPASSEEAAREVLGRLQR; translated from the coding sequence ATGAAGATACTGATGGTGCTTACCTCGCATGACCAGCTCGGCGACACCGGCAGGAAAACCGGCTTCTGGCTGGAAGAGTTTGCCGCGCCGTATTACGTGTTCAAGGATGCCGGCGCCGACATCAGGCTGGCCTCGCCCAAGGGCGGCCAGCCGCCGCTGGACCCGAAGAGCGACGAGCCCGATGCCCAGACCGACGCCACCCGCCGCTTCAAGGGCGACGAGCAGTCGCAACGCGCGCTGGCCTCGACCGTGCCGCTGGCGAGCGTGGAGGCGGAAGACTATGACGCGGTGTTCTATCCAGGCGGCCACGGCCCGCTGTGGGACCTGGCGCAGGATGCCGATTCCATCCGCCTGATCGAAACCATGCACCAGGCCGGCAAGCAGGTCGCGTTGGTCTGCCACGCGCCCGGGGCGCTGCGCAATGTGCGCGGCGCGGACGGCAAGCCGCTGGTGGCTGGCAAGAAGGTGACCGGCTTCACCAATAGCGAGGAAGAGGCGGTGCAGCTGACCAATGTAGTGCCCTTCCTGGTGGAAGACGCGATGAAGCAGAGCGGCGCGAACTACAGCCGCGGGCCGGACTGGCAGTCTTATGTGGTAAGCGACGGGAACCTGATCACGGGGCAGAATCCGGCCTCGTCGGAGGAGGCTGCGCGGGAAGTGCTGGGGCGGTTGCAGCGGTAG
- a CDS encoding NAD(P)-dependent alcohol dehydrogenase, whose product MLQSKGYGATSADDALHHLDFQRRDPGPHDVQIQIQYCGVCHSDLHTVRNEWGNTIYPVVPGHEIIGRVVAVGNHVTRHKVDDIVGVGCMVDSCQRCDACGIGLEQYCENGFVGTYNGEEMHTGGMTYGGYSDSIVVHEKFVLRVPGKLDPAAAAPLLCAGITTYSPLRHWKVGPGQKVGVVGLGGLGHMGIKLAHAMGAQVVLFTTSPGKREDGLRLGADEVVVSKDADAMARHENSFDFILNTVAAPHSLDAFLVLLKREGTMTLVGAPATPHPSPQVFNLIMKRRHLAGSLIGGIAETQEMLDFCAEHGIVSDIEMIRMDQINEAYERMLKSDVKYRFVIDMGTLA is encoded by the coding sequence ATGCTTCAATCCAAAGGCTATGGCGCGACCAGCGCCGACGATGCACTGCACCACCTCGACTTCCAGCGCCGCGACCCCGGCCCGCATGACGTGCAGATCCAGATCCAGTACTGCGGCGTCTGCCATTCCGACCTGCATACCGTGCGCAATGAATGGGGCAATACCATCTATCCGGTGGTGCCGGGCCATGAAATCATCGGCCGCGTGGTCGCGGTCGGCAACCATGTGACGCGCCACAAGGTGGATGACATCGTCGGCGTTGGATGCATGGTCGACTCCTGCCAGCGCTGCGACGCCTGCGGCATCGGACTGGAACAGTATTGCGAGAACGGCTTCGTCGGCACCTACAACGGCGAGGAAATGCATACCGGCGGCATGACCTATGGCGGCTATTCCGACAGCATCGTGGTCCATGAGAAATTCGTGCTGCGGGTACCCGGCAAGCTCGACCCGGCCGCCGCCGCGCCGCTGCTGTGCGCCGGCATCACTACCTATTCGCCGCTGCGCCACTGGAAGGTGGGGCCGGGGCAGAAGGTGGGCGTGGTTGGCCTGGGCGGACTCGGCCACATGGGCATCAAGCTGGCCCATGCAATGGGCGCGCAGGTGGTGCTGTTCACCACCTCGCCTGGCAAGCGCGAGGATGGTTTGCGCCTGGGTGCCGATGAAGTGGTGGTGTCGAAGGATGCCGACGCAATGGCCCGGCATGAGAACAGCTTCGATTTCATCCTGAACACCGTGGCCGCGCCCCACAGCCTGGATGCCTTCCTGGTGCTGTTGAAGCGCGAGGGCACCATGACCCTGGTCGGCGCGCCGGCCACGCCGCATCCGTCGCCGCAGGTGTTCAACCTGATCATGAAGCGCCGCCACCTGGCCGGCTCGCTGATCGGCGGCATCGCCGAAACGCAGGAAATGCTGGATTTCTGCGCCGAGCACGGCATCGTGTCGGACATCGAGATGATACGGATGGACCAGATCAACGAGGCCTATGAGCGCATGCTGAAAAGCGACGTGAAGTACCGCTTCGTGATCGACATGGGCACGCTGGCGTGA